A genomic window from Winogradskyella sp. J14-2 includes:
- a CDS encoding sulfite exporter TauE/SafE family protein, whose protein sequence is MLYSAFVLGLLGSLHCVGMCGPIAFMLPVDRSNSLKKVSQIGVYHIGRLLAYSLIGLAFGLVGKSLNLFGVQQQLSIAVGILMIVVVLIPYRTFAKYNLSKPLNKVISRVKSNLGQALKKKTPDTFLTIGFLNGFLPCGLVYMAVFGAVATGSLLQGSFYMVLFGLGTLPLMTSAIYLGKFLNQTIKQRIQKAIPVFVVLIGVLFILRGLGLGIPYISPAPVVEMATSAIDCH, encoded by the coding sequence ATGTTATATTCGGCATTTGTATTAGGTTTATTAGGTAGTTTGCACTGCGTTGGTATGTGTGGACCAATAGCCTTTATGTTGCCCGTAGATCGTTCTAATTCTTTAAAAAAAGTATCTCAAATTGGTGTTTATCATATTGGTAGATTATTGGCTTACAGTTTAATAGGACTGGCTTTTGGTCTCGTTGGTAAAAGCCTCAATCTTTTTGGTGTACAACAACAACTCTCAATAGCAGTAGGAATTTTAATGATTGTTGTTGTACTTATCCCTTATCGAACTTTTGCTAAATACAATTTATCTAAACCTTTAAACAAAGTCATTTCTAGAGTAAAATCTAATCTTGGACAAGCTTTAAAGAAAAAAACACCAGATACGTTTTTAACCATTGGCTTTCTAAATGGATTTTTACCTTGTGGCTTGGTATATATGGCAGTGTTTGGTGCCGTAGCCACAGGCAGCTTACTACAAGGCAGTTTTTATATGGTTTTATTTGGTTTAGGCACTTTGCCTCTGATGACTTCAGCTATTTATTTAGGTAAGTTTTTAAACCAAACCATAAAACAACGCATACAAAAAGCCATTCCTGTTTTTGTAGTCTTAATAGGTGTTTTATTCATTCTTAGAGGATTGGGATTAGGCATTCCTTACATCTCTCCTGCTCCTGTAGTTGAAATGGCAACTAGCGCTATAGACTGTCATTAA
- a CDS encoding FixH family protein, with protein sequence MKVNWGTAIVIAFAGFIGFIMYFVVNMATNNKYDHDLVVEDYYQKELKFQTDIDKEENSKNLKTNISWKKTKDGILVEFPKDLDIKKIKGSVFLYRPSNKTLDFEIPISLSDHNLLIPDNKLLDGRWNINIDWTYNNEAYLYKKAINY encoded by the coding sequence ATGAAAGTAAATTGGGGAACAGCAATAGTTATAGCCTTTGCAGGTTTTATAGGCTTTATAATGTATTTTGTAGTGAATATGGCTACAAACAATAAGTACGACCATGATTTGGTTGTAGAAGATTATTATCAAAAAGAGTTAAAATTTCAAACTGATATTGATAAAGAAGAAAATTCTAAAAACCTAAAAACCAATATTAGTTGGAAGAAGACTAAAGATGGCATCCTTGTTGAATTCCCGAAAGATTTAGATATAAAAAAGATTAAAGGTTCAGTGTTCCTATACAGACCATCTAACAAGACGTTAGATTTTGAAATTCCTATTTCATTATCTGATCACAATTTGCTCATACCTGACAACAAATTGTTAGATGGTCGCTGGAACATTAACATTGACTGGACCTACAATAATGAAGCTTATCTTTACAAAAAAGCCATAAACTATTAG